In Acidimicrobiales bacterium, the DNA window CACGCCGCCCATCGACTCCTCCACGATCCGCCGGCTGTAGGGCCAGTCGTGGCGGTGGTGGGGGTAGTCGGAGGACCACATCATGTTGTCGACGCCGATCCAGTGGCGCACGGCCACCGCGAAGGGCTCGCGGATGAACGTCACCTTCCAGTTCCGCCGGAAGTACTCGCTCGGCAACATCTGCAGCGTGGTGCCCGTCCAGGTGCGGTTGCGCCAGTAGTGGTCGTCCATGTGCTCGAGGAAGTGCGGCACCCACCCCGCGCCGCACTCCACCGCCACCATCTGCAGGTCGGGGAAGCGGTCGTAGATGCCCGAGTAGATGAACTTCGACATGAACTGCGAGGCGTCGCCCACGGGGCCACCCATCTCGGCCAGCCCGATGGCCATGCCGGCCGAGGCGGCCGCCTTCTGGAACGAGCCCGCCGTCCGCTTGCCCGCCTGGCGCAGGCCGCTGTGGATGTGGACGGGCATCTGCTCCTCCTGGGCGGCCTCCCAGAAGGGGTCGTCCTCCGCCGAGAGATCGGCGTGGCCCGAGGGGTAGGCCGAGATGATCACCCCGCGGTACCCGGCCGACCTGGCGTCGCGCAGCCACTTCACCGAGGTCTGCACGTCGACGCCGGGCATCTGGGCCAGGCCGATGAGCCGCTCGGGGCCGGCCGCCATGAACTCGTCGTGCATCCAGGTGTTGTAGGCCTCGAGCCCGGCCAGGTGGTAGTCGTCGTCCTCCTGGGCCATGAAGGCGCCCATGGTGCGCTGGGAGGGGAAGAGCACCTCGGCGTCGACGCCGTCGAAGTCCTGCTCCTGCAGGCGCGCCGTGCCCAGGAACGAGCCCTGCAGGATGGTGTCGTAGGTCGAGCCGAACCACTCCAGGTCCTCGTAGCGCTTGCCGAACTGGCCGGCGTTGGTGACGAGGCCCAGGGGCATGGGGGGGGTGCCGGGGACGAGCTCCCAGGCGTCCCCGCCCTTGTCGTCCTTCACCAGCTTGGGGGCCCGGTCGTGGAACTTCTTCGGCAGGTACTTCGTCCACAGGTCGGGCGGCTCGACCACGTGCCCGTCCGCCGAGATGAGCCGGTACTCGCGAGCCATGGCACCTCCCTGCCGCCCTCCGCCGGAGGGTGCTGCCGGCGCCCCCGCGGGGGCCCGGAGTTCTCTGACTTTCGTGTCAGCTTATTTCATGGGGCCGCACGGGGCGAGGCCGGCCCATGCCTGGAGAGACCGCTCAGAAGCCTCTGAACACGGGGTCGCGCCGCTCGGCGAAGGCGCGCAGTCCCTCGCCGGCGTCGGCGGTGCCCACGATGAGCTCCTGGGCCCAGGCCTCCTCGTCGAAGGCCGTCTGCCGGTCCGAGTCGAGCGACCGGTTGAGCAGCCACTTCGCCATCCCGATGGCCTTGGTCGGCCCCGCCGCCAGGCGGCCGGCCAGCTCGGCGGCGGCCTGCTCGAGCCGGTCGCGCGGCACGACCCGGTTGACCAGCCCCAGGGCGGCGGCGTCGGCGGCGTGCAGGTCGTCGCCGAAGAAGATGAGCTCCTTCGCCTTCTGCAGCCCGATCAGCCGGGGCAACAGGTAGGCGCCGCCTCCGTCGGGGGAGATGCCCCGGCGGACAAAGACCTCGATGAAGCGCGCCGTGTCGGCCGCCACCACCAGGTCGCAGGCCAACGCCAGGTGGGCGCCGATGCCCGCGGCGACGCCGTTGACGGCGCCCACGACCGGCTTCTCGCAGTCGAGGACCGCCGACACCAGGCGCTGGGCGCCGCGCCGGATCATCCGGGAGGCGTCGCCCATGATCCGGTCGGGGGCGCCCTCGGGCCTGGGGGGCGCCGGGCGGCGCCCGGCGCGCAGGTCGGCCCCGGTGCAGAAGCCCTCGCCGGTGGCCGTGAGGACGACCGCCCCCACCCCCACGTCGGCGCTGGCGTCCTCGAGGAGCCCGATGACCCGGTCGCGCTGGTCGGGCGTCATGGCGTTGCGCACCTCCGGCCGGTTGAGGGTGATCCACGCCACACGGTGCTCGACACGGTGGAGCACCTGCTCCTCGAGGGGCTGGTCCGACACGGCGTTCCTCCTAGCTGTCCGGGGAAGTGCTCCTCCCGGGACGCGCGCCGGGGATGTGCTCGTCCCGGGGATGCGCGGCGCGGTGGGGTCGCCGCAGAGTGTGCCACGCGGGGTCCTCGGACTGACACCCGTGTCACCTCACCGGCTAGGGTCTGCGCCCGTGAGTGACCTGAACGGACGGCGCATCCCGGTGGTCGACTACCTCGTGCTCGAGGGCGACCCCCACCTCGAGGCCAAGGCCTGCACGAATTGCGGGGCCCTGTTCTTCGACCGGCGCAACGCCTGCGCCCGCTGCGGGAAGGTCGGGTTCGAGCGCAAGGCGCTCGCCACCACGGGGATCCTGCGGTCCTTCACCATCGTCCACCGGGCCGCGCCGAACGTGCCCGTGCCCTACGTGTCGTCGGTGGTCGAGCTCGAGGGCGGCGGTGTGGTGAAGGCCAACATCGTCGACGCCGGCGCCGACCCCGAGAAGTTCGATCTCGGGATGCGAGTGAAGCTCACGACCTTCCCGTGCGGCACGGACGCCGAGGGCACCGAGGCGGTCGCCTTCGGCTTCACCCCGGCCTAGCGATCCCGGCCGAGCGATCCCCGCCTGAGCGGCGACGGACCAAGGAGCGAGCCATGGCAGCAGGAGACGTCTGGATCATCGGGGCCTCGATGACCAAGTTCGGCCGGTACCCCGACCAGGACTCCATCGACCTGGCCAGCGACGCGTCGCTGGCGGCGATGGGCGACGCCGGCGTCACCATCCACGACCTGCAGATCCTGGCGGCGGGGTGCCTCCTGGAGGCCTCCAACATGCTGGGCCAGCGCCTCCAGAAGCAGATCGGCCAGACCGGCATCCCCGTCTACAACGTGGCCAACGCGTGCGCCACGGGCGCCACCGCGGTGCGGACCGGCATCCTCGCCATCAAGGCGGGCGAGGCCGACATGGCCCTCGCCGTGGGCGTGGAGCAGATGGGCAAGATGGGCCTGCTCGGCAGCGCCGGGCGGGAGCGCTCGGCCCCCTCGGGCTTCGAGCCCTCGGGCCGCTACGGGTCGGTCATGCCGGTGGAAGGCATCCTCGGCACCCAGCTCATGCCGGGCGTGTTCGCCCAGGCCGGCCAGGAGTACGCCTCGCGCCACGACGGGGTGGGCTTCGAGCAGTTCGCCAAGGTGGCCGAGAAGAACCACGCCCACTCGGCGCTCAACCCCCTGGCCCAGTACCGCAAGGTGTTCAGCCTCGAGGAGGTCATGGGGGCGGCCATGGTCGCCTACCCGAACACCCTGCTCATGTGCTGCCCCACCGGCGACGGCGCCGCCGCCGTGGTCCTGTGCTCGGACGCCAAGCTCCAGACCCTCGACCCCGACGTGCGCCGCCGGGCGGTGAAGATCTCGGCCTCGGTGCTCACCTCGGACCCCTACGTCGAGTCCGACACGGCCCAGCCCGACGTGAGCACCCTCACCAAGGTGGCGGCCGCCGCCGCCTACGAGGAAGCGGGCGTGTCGCCCCGGGACCTCGACCTGGTCGAGCTGCACGACTGCTTCGCCACCGCCGAGCTCATCCACTACGAGAACCTCCAGCTGTGCGAGCCCGGGGGCGCCGGGGACTTCATCGACCGCCGGGGCCCGTGGCGCGACGGGCAGACGCCCGTGAACGTGTCCGGCGGCCTCATCTCCAAGGGCCACCCCATCGGCGCCACCGGCGTCGCCAACCTCTACGAGGTGGCCACCCACCTGCGCGGCGAGGCCGGCGACCGCCAGATCGAGGGCGCCCGGGTCGGCCTGGCCCACGTCATCGGGCTGGGGTCCGCCTGCGGCGTGCACATCCTCGAGCGCGCCGCGTCCTGACGGGCTGACGGGGCCCGCCGTGCCCGAGTCGCTCCTGGCCGGGCTCCGCGTCCTCGACCTCGCCGGAGAGCCCGCGGCCATGACCGGCCGCATCCTCGCCGACCTCGGCGCCGAGGTCGTCAAGCTCGAGCCCCCCGGGGGCGACCCGCTGCGGGCGGTGCCGCCCCTCGGCCCCGACGGCACGTCGCTTCGCTTCGCGGCGTGGAACGCCGGCAAGTCCTGCGGGGAGGTGACCGGGCCCGACGACCCGGTGCTCGTCGCCCTGCTCGCCGAGGCCCAGGTGGTGCTCACCACTCCGGGGTGGCCGGGGGCCCTGGAGGTCGACCCGGGGGGCGCCCCGGACCTGGTGTGGGTGCAGGTGACGCCCTTCGGTGCCGACGGGCCCCGCGCCCGGTGGCGGGCGAGCGACCTCGGCGTCATGGCCTCGACGGGGAACATGTACTGCACGGGCGACCCCGACCGGGCGCCGGTGCGGTGCACCGAGCCCACGGCCTGGGCCCATGTCGGGCCCGAGGCGGTCGTGGCCACGCTCAGCGCGCTGGCGTCGGGCCGGCCCCAGGTCGTGGACGTCTCCGCCCAGGAGGCGGTGATGATCGCCTCGATGGGCCACGTCGGCCGCTTCCCGCGCACCAAGATGCGCGGCAAGCGCTCGGGGGCGAGCGTGGGCATCACCCGAGAGATCTGGCCGTGCCAAGACGGGTTCGTGTCCTTCGGCCTGCGCGGCGGCAAGGCGCGCGTGGCCAACATGCAGACCATCACGCGGCTCGTCGACGGCGACGGCCTGGCCACACCCGCGCTGACCGACCGCGACTGGACGACCTACGACCACAACCGGGTGAGCCGCGAGGAGCTCGATGCCATCGCCGCGCCGGTGGCCGCCTACTTCCTGCGCCACACGATGGCCGAGCTCTACGAGATCGCCTGCGAGACCAACCTGATGCTGGCGCCGGCCAACTCGCCGCGCGAGCTGATCGAGAGCCGCCAGCTGGCCTCGCGCGACTTCTTCTGCGACGTGGCGCCCGCCGCCCACTTCCCCCGCTCCTTCGTGCGCGTCACCAGCCCCGGCGACGCCGTGGCGACCCCCGGGCCGCGCGGGCCGGCACGCGCCGCCGATCCGGCGTGGATCCGGGAGCGGTCGGGCATGGACGGCGACGCGCCGGCCCCCCCGGCGGCGGGGCGGGCGGCCGCTACCAGGCCGGCGGCGCGCTCGACGGCGGGCCCCGGGCCGGCCGCGGCGTGGGCGGGCACGGCGGTGCTCGAGTTCGGCACGGGGGCGGCCGGGCCCATCGGGGTGCGCTACTTCGCCGAGAACGGCGCCACCGTGGTGCGCGTGGAGTCGCGCTCGCGCCCCGACTTCCTGCGCACCTACGGCATGGGGCCCGGCAACCCGTGCGGCCTCGAGGGGTCGGACATGTTCGACGCCCTCAACGTGGGCAAGCTCGGCGTGACCCTGAACCTGAAGCATCCCGAGGGCGTGGCCCTGGCCCGGCGCCTGGTGCACTGGGCCGACGCCGTGGCGGAGAACTTCGCCCCCCGGGCCATGCGCAGCTTCGGGCTCGACTACGGCACCATGGCGGCCCAGAAGCCCGACCTCGTCATGGTGAGCTCGTGCCTGCAGGGCCAGACGGGGCCGCACAAGGACTACCCCGGCTTCGGCGGCCAGGGCTCCGCCCTCGGCGGCTACAACCTGCTCACGGGGTGGCCCGACCGCGAGCCGGTGGGCCCCTACGGGACCATCACCGACTCGCTCGCCCCGCGCTTCGTGGCCAGCGCCTTGGCGGCCGGCCTCCTCTACCGGCGGCGCACGGGGCGCGGTGTGCACCTCGACGTGAGCCAGGTCGAGGCGGCGGTGTACTCGCTCACCCCGTGGGTGCTCGACTACGACGTGAACGGCCGCACCGGGTCGCGCCAGGGCAACCGCTCCACGCGCGCCGTGCCCCACGGTGCCTTTGCGTGCGCCGGCGAGGACCGTTGGGTGGCCGTGGCCGCCTGGGACGACGACGACTGGGGGCGCCTGGCGCGGGCCATCGGCGTCGACGACGCCGTGGCGGCGCGCCTGGCCACCCTCGGGGCCCGGCAGGCCTCGGTGGACGAGGTCGAAGGGCTGGTGGCGGCGTGGACGGCCCCGCAGCGGGCCGAGGACGTGGCCGACACCTTGCAGGCACTCGGCATCGAGGCGGTGCCGGTGGCCGACCTCGGCGACGCCTCGGCCGACCCGCAGCTGCACCATCGGGGCCACTTCGTCACCCTGGCCCACCCCTGCATGGGCGAGTGCGGCTACGAACGCAACGGCTTCCGCCTCAGCGACGCCACCGCCGGCTACGAGCGCACCAGCCCCACGCTGGGGGAGCACAACGAGTACGTGCTGGGCGAGATCCTGGGACTCGGCGCCGCCGAGCGCCGGCGGCTCGCCGACGACGGCGTGCTGGACTGACAAGCCGGCCGGCGGGCATCGCCCGGCTCTCGGGTGTCACCGGCCGGTGACCAGTGCCTCCAGCCGGCCGAGCCGGTCGATGATGGCGTCGAGCTTGGCGCTGTCCCGCGCGCCCGCGACCCCCGTGCCGACACCGTGGACGAGACCGGCCAGGGCGGCGGCCACCGTCCGGCGGGCCACGACGGGCCCGACGCCGGCGCGCCGGAGTGCCCTGCCACCGGCGCCGTGGGGCTGGTCGACCACGGCCAGGAGGAGGTGCTCGCAGCCCACGTAGTTGTGCCCCATCCGACCGGCGATCTCCTGGGTTCCCCGCATGGCGTTGGTGGCGGGGGCGTCCAGGCGGTTCACCGACCGGTCGCCCGACCGGGCCTGGGCCGCATGCTCGAGCTCCACGCGGACCGCGGGGACGTCGATCCCCATCACCTCGAGGACGTGGACGGCGAGGTTCTGCCCTTCGTCGATGACACCCCACAGCAGGTGCTCCGTACCGACAGTGCCCCCCTCCCCGGCGACGGCGGCGGCCCGGGTCAGCGCGTCGGCCAGCGGCGGCGTCGACGGCAGGGCCAGGTGCAGGAAGGGAGGGACGTCGGCACGGGCTGCCCTGGGCTCCTCCCGGAGCGCGGTGACCCGCTGGAGGGCCTGGACGAGCGCGTGCTGGCACACCGCGGAGACCGGGAGATGGGCGTCCTTCACGGCCTCGGCGAGGGCGTCGGGGAGGTAGACGTTGATCTTCGGCATGCCGCTCCGGGGTTGCTCAGGCGTGGGGGTACATTGGGGTTATACCGCATAGCAGGTGTAGCAGGTGAGCAGGGTGGCGGTACACCCGCCACCAGGCGGTCACACGCCCACGAGCCCGAGGCGCGGGATGCGAGGACCCTCAGCTCCCCCCGGCCAGGAGGAGGAGGCCACGCACGCCTCCCAGCGCCCGGAGCAGGTCGTTCAGGTGCGTGCACGAGGCGACGCCGGTGAGGGTCTCGGGCACCGCCGCGGCCAGCGTGGCCACGGCCGTGCCCACCAGCGCGCCCACGGTGTCGGCCGCGGCGGGACACTCGGGGAAGGGCAGGACCCGGGGCTCGGCCTCCACCCAGCCGAGCACCCCGTCGACCCCGCCGGCGCGCACGGCGTACTCGTGCAGCACCGCCTCGCCGCCCCCGTCCTCTCCCACGGTGTCGCGGAACATCGCCCAGATGCCGAACTCGCCGCCGGGGCCGGCGGTGACGTCGATGCACCGCCGGCGGCGCATCCAGTCGAGGCCCAGCGGGGCGAGCTCGTGCCAGGCGTGGGGGTCCGCGCCGGGCGACCCCGGTTCGGGCACCGGCACGGGCGGGCAGTCCTGCATGGGCACGCCCTCGCCGGCCACCACGCCCCGGACGGCGGCGCCGCCGGCACGCCAGCCCGAGCACAGGTCGGTCATGTGGTCCAGCGCGCCCGGCGGCATCAGGTTGGCGGGGTGGTGCCCCTCGCGCCGGGCCAGGCGCATCCACGCATAGCCCGAGATCAGCGCGGCGGCGGGCATGTCGTCGAGCACCTGGCGCAGCAGGGACCCCGCCTCGTCCGGGGGCACGACCTCGTCGAGATGGCGCCGGAACCCCCCGCCGGCGCGTGCCCCCACCAGATCCTGGGCCCACGGCGCCCCGGGGGTGGTGGTGAGCGACGTCAGGCACCGCGCCGTGTCGAAGCCGGCGCGCACGCGCGCCTCGGCCAGGACCGTCACGTCGTCGGGCCCGGCGGCCCCGGTGCGCAGGTCTCGGGCGGCACCCTCCATGGCCAGGGGCGAGCTCCACTCGCCGCGCCGGCCCACGTCGACGTGCATCGTCCGCCGCACCGACCCGGCGGGCCGCGCCGGCACGCCGGGCAGCGGGTCGCGCAGCACCACGGGTGTGCCCTCGGTCATGGGGCCACGCTACCCTTCAGGCCCGCGTTCTCCGACGCCGGCGTCAGGTTCGCCGGTGCGGGCGGGCGACGGGGCGGGACACGGGTGCACGGGGAGGGAGCCTGATGGCGAGACGGGTGGCGATCGTCGGTGCGGCGCTGTCGGACTGCGGGCGGGTGGACGACAAGTCCGCCTTCGAGCTGCACCACCAGGCCACGAGCCGGGCGCTCGCCGACGCCGGCGTCGACCGGCGCGAGGTCGACGGCTTCATGTCGCACGGCACCGGGGCCCTGCCCCCCATCGAGCTGGCCGAGTACCTGGGCCTGGCCTCGCACATCGACTACATCGACTCCACCGGGGTCGGCGGCTCGTGCTGGGAGATGTTCCTCGAGCACGCCGTGGCCGCCATCGCCCAGGGCCAGATCGACACCGTCGTCCTCTCCTACGGCTCGACGTCGCGCGCCGACCTGAAGCGCCGCATGCGGACCGCCAACCTCTTCTTCGGGAACAGGGGGCCGATCCAGTTCGACGCCCCCTTCGGCCACACCCTGATCGCCAAGCACGCCATGTCGGCGCGGCGCCACATGCACGAGTTCGGCACCACCATCGAGCAGCTGGCCGAGATCGCCGTCTCGGCGCGCTACAACGCCGGCTTCAACCCCGACGCCTACTACCGCGACCCCATCACCATCGAGGACGTCCAGTCATCGAAGATGATCGCCGACCCCTTCACCAAGCTGCACTGCTGC includes these proteins:
- a CDS encoding amidohydrolase family protein; the encoded protein is MAREYRLISADGHVVEPPDLWTKYLPKKFHDRAPKLVKDDKGGDAWELVPGTPPMPLGLVTNAGQFGKRYEDLEWFGSTYDTILQGSFLGTARLQEQDFDGVDAEVLFPSQRTMGAFMAQEDDDYHLAGLEAYNTWMHDEFMAAGPERLIGLAQMPGVDVQTSVKWLRDARSAGYRGVIISAYPSGHADLSAEDDPFWEAAQEEQMPVHIHSGLRQAGKRTAGSFQKAAASAGMAIGLAEMGGPVGDASQFMSKFIYSGIYDRFPDLQMVAVECGAGWVPHFLEHMDDHYWRNRTWTGTTLQMLPSEYFRRNWKVTFIREPFAVAVRHWIGVDNMMWSSDYPHHRHDWPYSRRIVEESMGGVPAAERRRMVCDNAREFYRLG
- a CDS encoding enoyl-CoA hydratase-related protein, with product MSDQPLEEQVLHRVEHRVAWITLNRPEVRNAMTPDQRDRVIGLLEDASADVGVGAVVLTATGEGFCTGADLRAGRRPAPPRPEGAPDRIMGDASRMIRRGAQRLVSAVLDCEKPVVGAVNGVAAGIGAHLALACDLVVAADTARFIEVFVRRGISPDGGGAYLLPRLIGLQKAKELIFFGDDLHAADAAALGLVNRVVPRDRLEQAAAELAGRLAAGPTKAIGMAKWLLNRSLDSDRQTAFDEEAWAQELIVGTADAGEGLRAFAERRDPVFRGF
- a CDS encoding OB-fold domain-containing protein, whose amino-acid sequence is MSDLNGRRIPVVDYLVLEGDPHLEAKACTNCGALFFDRRNACARCGKVGFERKALATTGILRSFTIVHRAAPNVPVPYVSSVVELEGGGVVKANIVDAGADPEKFDLGMRVKLTTFPCGTDAEGTEAVAFGFTPA
- a CDS encoding thiolase family protein: MAAGDVWIIGASMTKFGRYPDQDSIDLASDASLAAMGDAGVTIHDLQILAAGCLLEASNMLGQRLQKQIGQTGIPVYNVANACATGATAVRTGILAIKAGEADMALAVGVEQMGKMGLLGSAGRERSAPSGFEPSGRYGSVMPVEGILGTQLMPGVFAQAGQEYASRHDGVGFEQFAKVAEKNHAHSALNPLAQYRKVFSLEEVMGAAMVAYPNTLLMCCPTGDGAAAVVLCSDAKLQTLDPDVRRRAVKISASVLTSDPYVESDTAQPDVSTLTKVAAAAAYEEAGVSPRDLDLVELHDCFATAELIHYENLQLCEPGGAGDFIDRRGPWRDGQTPVNVSGGLISKGHPIGATGVANLYEVATHLRGEAGDRQIEGARVGLAHVIGLGSACGVHILERAAS
- a CDS encoding CoA transferase, which gives rise to MPESLLAGLRVLDLAGEPAAMTGRILADLGAEVVKLEPPGGDPLRAVPPLGPDGTSLRFAAWNAGKSCGEVTGPDDPVLVALLAEAQVVLTTPGWPGALEVDPGGAPDLVWVQVTPFGADGPRARWRASDLGVMASTGNMYCTGDPDRAPVRCTEPTAWAHVGPEAVVATLSALASGRPQVVDVSAQEAVMIASMGHVGRFPRTKMRGKRSGASVGITREIWPCQDGFVSFGLRGGKARVANMQTITRLVDGDGLATPALTDRDWTTYDHNRVSREELDAIAAPVAAYFLRHTMAELYEIACETNLMLAPANSPRELIESRQLASRDFFCDVAPAAHFPRSFVRVTSPGDAVATPGPRGPARAADPAWIRERSGMDGDAPAPPAAGRAAATRPAARSTAGPGPAAAWAGTAVLEFGTGAAGPIGVRYFAENGATVVRVESRSRPDFLRTYGMGPGNPCGLEGSDMFDALNVGKLGVTLNLKHPEGVALARRLVHWADAVAENFAPRAMRSFGLDYGTMAAQKPDLVMVSSCLQGQTGPHKDYPGFGGQGSALGGYNLLTGWPDREPVGPYGTITDSLAPRFVASALAAGLLYRRRTGRGVHLDVSQVEAAVYSLTPWVLDYDVNGRTGSRQGNRSTRAVPHGAFACAGEDRWVAVAAWDDDDWGRLARAIGVDDAVAARLATLGARQASVDEVEGLVAAWTAPQRAEDVADTLQALGIEAVPVADLGDASADPQLHHRGHFVTLAHPCMGECGYERNGFRLSDATAGYERTSPTLGEHNEYVLGEILGLGAAERRRLADDGVLD
- a CDS encoding Clp protease N-terminal domain-containing protein, with the protein product MPKINVYLPDALAEAVKDAHLPVSAVCQHALVQALQRVTALREEPRAARADVPPFLHLALPSTPPLADALTRAAAVAGEGGTVGTEHLLWGVIDEGQNLAVHVLEVMGIDVPAVRVELEHAAQARSGDRSVNRLDAPATNAMRGTQEIAGRMGHNYVGCEHLLLAVVDQPHGAGGRALRRAGVGPVVARRTVAAALAGLVHGVGTGVAGARDSAKLDAIIDRLGRLEALVTGR
- a CDS encoding DUF2889 domain-containing protein → MTEGTPVVLRDPLPGVPARPAGSVRRTMHVDVGRRGEWSSPLAMEGAARDLRTGAAGPDDVTVLAEARVRAGFDTARCLTSLTTTPGAPWAQDLVGARAGGGFRRHLDEVVPPDEAGSLLRQVLDDMPAAALISGYAWMRLARREGHHPANLMPPGALDHMTDLCSGWRAGGAAVRGVVAGEGVPMQDCPPVPVPEPGSPGADPHAWHELAPLGLDWMRRRRCIDVTAGPGGEFGIWAMFRDTVGEDGGGEAVLHEYAVRAGGVDGVLGWVEAEPRVLPFPECPAAADTVGALVGTAVATLAAAVPETLTGVASCTHLNDLLRALGGVRGLLLLAGGS
- a CDS encoding acetyl-CoA acetyltransferase, whose amino-acid sequence is MARRVAIVGAALSDCGRVDDKSAFELHHQATSRALADAGVDRREVDGFMSHGTGALPPIELAEYLGLASHIDYIDSTGVGGSCWEMFLEHAVAAIAQGQIDTVVLSYGSTSRADLKRRMRTANLFFGNRGPIQFDAPFGHTLIAKHAMSARRHMHEFGTTIEQLAEIAVSARYNAGFNPDAYYRDPITIEDVQSSKMIADPFTKLHCCIRSDGGGAIVLTHEDRARDCASTPIWVLGTGEAISHTTMSEWADFTESPCVRSAKKAFGQAGVTPADIDVVEVYDSFTLTVLLTLEGLGFCQKGEGGAFVEGGALRVGGALPTNTDGGGLSSCQPGMRGIFLLVEAVKQLRGECGDRQVADARLAAVNATGGWISSTGTAILGRE